TCTGCGGCAGCTTGCTGGCGGCATTCACCCACGAGCCGCAGTGCATGCCGAACGGGAAACGCATGTTGTCCGGATGGTTGTCCAGCACCACCAGCTGGAAAGGCTCCTGCGCGCGCATGCGACGCAGCAGTGGCAGGCTGAGATGATGGAAGTCACCGCTGCCGAGCATCACCGTGCCGAGCTGGGCCGGCAGCGGTGCCAGCACTTCAGCGGCGAAACGGTCGAGGGTGGCATTGCTGCAGGCAAAGCGCAGCGGATCGTGCCACTGCGGCAGGGGCAGGGTCTGCGCCTGGGGCAGCGGCAGCACGCCACCGTCCAGGTCCAGGATCAGCGGGGCACGCAACGGCATCGTTCAACCGCCTCCATCAGGTTCGCCCTGCAGGTACGGGGCCAGCCTGCGCAGGGCTGCACGCAGCAGCGGGGAACGGGCGTGGATCGCATGCCGGGTGGAGGTGAAGCGGGCGCCCAGTTCGGCCTTGATCCGCGAATCGGTCCAGCCGGCCACGTAGTGGCTCAGGCCGTGCTGCAGCGCGTACTCGAGGTTGTGCATCCAGCTGACCGCGTACAGGTTGTGCGCGCGCGACTGCGGATAGGCCAGGCCGATGTACTTGTCCACCAGCTTGCCGGCATGCACGTAGCACAGGTTCCAACCGATCAGCTCGCCCCGGTGGCGGTACAGGAACATCCGTCCCTGGCCCAGGCTGTCGGCCAGCAGGTACTGGAAATAGGGCAGGTCGAGCTGGTCGAAATGCACCGCGCTCTGTGCGTACACGCCCAGGTACAGCGCATACAGTTCGGCCTGCAGCTGCGGGTCGGCCAGGGCCGGATCGCCGGTGGCGATGCACTCGATCTGCAGCTCGTCACGCGAGCGCAGCTTGCGCCGGATGTTCTTGCGGCGCGAGGACGACAGGCGGCCGAGATAGCCATCGATCGAATCGAAATCGATGGCCACCCAGGCCAGCGGCATGCCTTCCAGTTCGACGAAGCCGCGTGCCAGCAGCGCCTGCAGGAAGGCACCGCTGTGTGCGTTGGCGGCGTCGTCCAGCAGCGGCGAATCAATCGCCAGGTCCTTGACCACCAGCAGGCGCGTATCGCCGATCGCGTGACGCGTCACGTCCTCGGCCAATGCCTCTGGTGCGACGTGCGCGGGCAGCGGGGTGTATTCGGTGCTGGTGGCACCGACGAAGCGGGTCTTCCAGGTGATCCAGGGCCGCCACAGGCGCGACAGCGGCAGGCCGAGCAGCTTGCCGCGCAGGTCGTCATCCATCGTGGTGGTCAGGTCCAGCGGCGCACGGAAGGTCGGCAGGCCGCTGGGAAGGCGGCCTGCCTTGAATCCGAGCGGCGGGTGGGCCAGGAAGCCCTCCAGCAGCGCGGCCGGTTCCAGCGCGGTGCTGGACGCGCGTGACGTCATCTCCATCGGCACGGGAACCGGCAGCGCATCGACCTCAGCCCTTGGCCTTGGTCAGCGCCTGGTCGAGCAGGGTGATCGCCAGGTCGATCTCTTCGTAGCTGATGTCCAGCGACGGCGCGAAGGTGATCACGTTCTTGTACCAGCCACCCACGTCGAGCACGAGGCCCATGCGCTTGCCGTCGTGCAGCAGGTCACCGGCCAGGCCGATGTCGACCATGCGGTCCAGCAGTTCCTTGTTCGGGGTGTAGCCGTCGGTCTGGCAGATTTCCGCACGCAGGGCCAGGCCCAGGCCGTCGACGTCGCCGATTTCCGGGTGGCGCTTCTGCAGGCCACGCAGGCCGTCGAGGAAGTACGCGCCCTTTTCCGGCACGGTGAGCTCGTAATCCATTTCCTTGCCCAGCTTCAGCACTTCCAGGCCCAGGCGGGTGCCCAGCGGGTTGGAGTTGAAGGTGGAGTGGGTGGAGCCCGGCGGAAACACGGTCGGGTTGATCAGCTCTTCGCGCGCCCACAGGCCCGACAGCGGGTTCAGGCCGTTGGTCAGCGCCTTGCCGAACACCAGCACGTCCGGGGTCACGCCGAAGTGCTCGATCGACCACAGCTTGCCGGTGCGCCAGAAGCCCATCTGGATTTCATCGACCACCATCAGGATGCCGTACTTGTCCAGCACGCGCTTGAGGCCGGTGAAGAAGTTGCGCGGCGGAATCACGTAGCCGCCGGTGCCCTGGATCGGCTCGACGTAGAACGCGGCGTATTCGGCCTGGCCGACCTTGGGATCCCACACGCCGTTGTATTCGCTTTCGAACAGGCGCTCGAACTGCCACACGCAGTGGTCGGAGTACTCGTCCGGGGTCATGCCCTTCGGGCGACGGAAGGGGTACGGGAACGGAATGAACATGGCGCGCTCGCCGAAGTGGCCGTAGCGGCGGCGGTAGCGGTAGCTGGAGGTGATCGACGACGCACCCAGGGTACGCCCGTGGTAGCCACCTTCGAAGGCGAACATCAGGCTCTTGCCGCCGCGCGCGTTGCGCACGATCTTCAGCGAGTCTTCAATGGCCTGCGCACCGCCGACGTTGAAGTGCACGCGGCCGTCGAGGCCGAACTTCTCGTGCATGTCCACGGCAATGGTCTTGGCCAGCTGCACGCGGGTCGGGTGCAGGTACTGGCTGGCGACCTGCGGCAGGGTGTCGATCTGGTCCTTCAGCGCGTCGTTCAGGCGCTTGTTGCTGTAGCCGAAGTTACAGGCCGAGTACCACATCTGCAGGTCGAGGTAGGGCACGCCCGCGCCGTCGAACATGTAGCTGCCTTCACCGCGCTGGAAGATCTTCGGCGGGTCGACGTAGTGGACGGTGTCGCCGAAGGAGCTGTATCGGGCTTCGTCTGCCAGCAGCTGCGCGTCGAAGGCAGCGGCGTCGGCGTTCTTGTCAAAAATGTTCATGCAGTTCGGTTCCGTGAAGGACGTTCGAAAGGGGGAAGGGGGGCGTGCTCAGGCGGTGGCCAGCAGCAGGGGCAGTCCGGCGGGCGGTGGGCTGGCGTCGAGGCGACGTGGCTGCAGCAGGCTGCCATCGAGCAAGCGCGGCAGCAGTGCGATTGCATCGTGGAAGGTGTCGATGGCGGCATGCTCGATGCCGGCGTTCGTGCAATGGGTGATGAGGCGACGCTTGGCGAACACGAAGTCGGCATCTTCGGACACGCAGAAATCCGAACTGCCATCGCCGATCATCAGCACGCGCGGCGCTTCGTTGGCACGCGCCTGCGCGGCGCAGGTGCACTTGCAGGTGCCGCTGCGGCACCCTTCGGCCTGGTAGGGCGATTCCAGTTCCCAATGGTCTTCGCACCAGCGCAGGTGGTTGGCCACCACCGGCAACGGCGGCAGGCCGTGGTTGGCGAGGATGCGGTGGATCGCGTAGTCCAGGCCGTCGCTGACGATGCGCAGTGGCAGGCCCAGCTGCTCGGCGCGGGCGACGAAGGCAGCGAAGCCCGGGTCGATCTGTACCTGGTCCAGGTGTGCGTCGAGCGTGGCCGGGTCCAGCTTCAGCAGCCGCACCTGGCCCTGCATGCATTCACGCGAGCCGATCTTTCCCGACTTCCACTGGTCTTCCAGTTCCTGCCAGCCCGGCTGGCCGTACTTCTCCAGCAGCGAGTCGATGACATCTTCGAGGCTGATGGTGCCGTCGAAGTCACACAGGATGCTCCAGTGCATGGGCAGGTCCGTCGATGAGAAAGTCGTCCGGCACGGTGCCGGGGCAGGCTCAATGTAGGCAGGCAGCCTTTCTCGTTCCTTTCCTGTTGAAAGCCTGCACTGCAGGATGAGGAAAGTGTTCAGGAATCGAGTGCCCTGAACAGGCGCAATGCCCCGGACATAGCGCTTTCAGGGCTGCGCTGCAGCCAGTGCCCGCAGGATCTGCGCGGTCTCTTCGCGGGTCTGCCAGGCGCTGTTGCCGAGGGTCAGCATGCGTGCAGCTAAGTCGCGGGCGTTCGGCATGTCGTCCTGCGGCACGATGCCACGCAGGTAGGCGTAGTCAGGCAAGGCATGGATGAACATGCGGCTGGCACCGAGGCCGCGCGGCCACAGTTCGTCCAGTGCGGCATCGCGCGCGCGCTGGCTGGGCAGCAGCAGCATCAGCATGGGCCAGGTGCCGCCGGTACCGGCCAGGCCATCGACCACCTCCACCGCCGGCAGCTGTGCCAGCTGCACACGAAGCTGCAATGCGCGCAGGCGCCCGGCCTGCAGGAACGCAGGCAGCCGCCGTGCAGCATGGGCGCCGATGTTCTGCCGCCATTGGCTGACCCGGTGCTGCGGGATGTCCAGCGGGAAGATGTCACCGACTGCTTCTTCCAGATCGCCACGCTGCAGTGCGCTACGCAGTGGATTGCCGTACACCAGCGACAGCAGCGAGGGGCGGTAGCAGGCGGCAAGGCCCAGCAGCTGCACGCTGCGAAGCAGCTCCCAGCGCAGGCTGAAACGCACCTGCTCGGCGGCATGTTCGGCCAGCGCGGCACGCAGCTCGTCATCGCGGCTGACCAGCAGGCCGCCTTCGTGCAGGCTCAGCCCCTTGCCGGCGGCCAGGCTGAAGAATCCGATATCGCCACGCAGGCCGACACTGCTGTTGCCGACCCGGGCGCCCAGCGCCTGCGCGGCATCTTCGATGACCCAGGCACCGGCGCCACGCGCGATGTCATTGGCCAGTTCGACATCGGCGATGCGCCCGCCCAGATGCGTGGGCAGGATCGCCAACGTGCGTGCGTCGGCCAGGCGCGAGAGCTGTGCCGGATCAAAGTCGAAGTGGCCGTGGCGGGTATCACACAGTTGCACGCGCAGGCCGAGGCTGTGCACGGCAATCGGCACCAGCGGGCAGGTGTAGGCCGGCAGGATCACGGTATCGCGCTGGGGCGCACGCTTGCGCAAGGTGCGCAGCGCGATCAGCAGCGCGTGGGTGCCGGAACAGGTCAGCTGCAGCGGCGGTGTGCCGAGCTGGTGGGCCAGGATGTCGCGCAGGTCGCCGCCCCCCGGGAGGAAGTCGCTGGCCTGCATCGGCAGGCCGGCGGTCGGAGGCAGTTCGCGCGCGAACAGGTTCATCGCAGCCCGCTCACGAGGTGCTTTCGGCGGGGCTGTGCGGGTCATCCGCTTCGGCGCGGCCGAGGCAGACGATGCCGGCCACGATCAGTACCGCGCCCACCAGGTGGTGCAGGGTCAGTGGTTCGTTCAACAGCCACGCCGACAGCAGCAGCACACTGATCACTTCCAGGTGCGAAGCCGCGAAAGCAGGGCCGATGGGTGCGTGGCGCAGCAGGCTCATCCAGGTGAAAAATGCACCGACGTAGCCAAGGATGGCACCGTACACCCATGGCTGCGACAGCACGCGCAGCAGCCATGCCGTGTTGGCCTCGACCGGCAGCGCCGCATCACCGGCATACTTGAAGCACAGCTGGGCCAGCGTGTCGAAGGCCATCAGCAGAGGGAAGCCGATCACATACAGGCGCCTCATGAGCCGGCCCCCACCACCGCCACGCCCGCAGTGACCAGCAGCATGCCGGTTACCCGCAATGGCGTGAGTTTCTCGCGGAACAGGAAGCGGCCGGCGATCATCAGCGCCACGATGTTGATCGAGCCCAGCAGCACGCCCTTGGACAGCGGTACCAGTGACAGGAACGCGATCCAGGCGACGAACTCAAGTACATAGCAGGCGATGCCGATCCACAGCCAGGGGCGGCTGAGCATGTGTTTCCAGCGTTGCAATCCTTCGCCGTCCTGCGGGTCGCTGGCGGCGGCCTTGAAGGCGAGCTGGCCACCGGTATCGAGCACGACGTTGGCCAGCCACAGCAGTGTGGCGAGTGCTCCCATTTCAGGCCACCGCCTTGAGGACGCCGCTGCGCTCACCGATTCCGGTGAAGAAGCGCGCGCTGCGGCGGATCACGTCGCGGCGTTCGCGGTCGATGGTGATCATGTGGTAGCTGTCTTCCAGTACCACCAGTTCCTTCGGGCCGCTGACCCGCGACATCACCAGCTCGGCGTTGCCCATGCTGGCCACGTCGTCTTCGCGGGCGTGCATCACCAGGCACGGTGCGGTGACCTGGTGCAGGTGGCGGCGGGTCCAGTTGCTCAGGGCGCGCATCTCGGCCAGCGCGTGCCAGGGGTTGCCCGGCAGGCCGGCAGCGGCACTGTCACCGGACAGCATGGCGGCGCTGACCTGCGCGCGCAGGCGCTCGTCACGCAGGCCGTAGGGCGGCTCTTCCATGAACATGCGGTCGCGGCCGATATTGAAGCGCTTGAACCAGGGCAGCAGGAACGAGAAGCGGGCCACGGCGGGGATGTTCCAGCCGTCATAGCGGAAGGTGGCGCCGTATACGCCGACCCCGGACACCCACTCGGGGCGGCGTGCAGCCAGCGCCAGCGACAGTACCGCGCCCATCGACAGGCCGCCGACGAACAGCTGGTCAACCTTGCCGCGCAGGGTCGCTGCCGCATCTTCCACGCCCTGGTACCACTGTTCCCAGGTGGTCGCCAGCAGGTCATCCACGGTGCCGCAATGGCCGGGCAGCTGCACGCCGTGCACGGTGAAACCGGCATTGTTCAGGCCCTTG
This portion of the Stenotrophomonas sp. WZN-1 genome encodes:
- a CDS encoding EamA family transporter; translated protein: MGALATLLWLANVVLDTGGQLAFKAAASDPQDGEGLQRWKHMLSRPWLWIGIACYVLEFVAWIAFLSLVPLSKGVLLGSINIVALMIAGRFLFREKLTPLRVTGMLLVTAGVAVVGAGS
- a CDS encoding DMT family transporter — encoded protein: MRRLYVIGFPLLMAFDTLAQLCFKYAGDAALPVEANTAWLLRVLSQPWVYGAILGYVGAFFTWMSLLRHAPIGPAFAASHLEVISVLLLSAWLLNEPLTLHHLVGAVLIVAGIVCLGRAEADDPHSPAESTS
- a CDS encoding GNAT family N-acetyltransferase; the encoded protein is MEMTSRASSTALEPAALLEGFLAHPPLGFKAGRLPSGLPTFRAPLDLTTTMDDDLRGKLLGLPLSRLWRPWITWKTRFVGATSTEYTPLPAHVAPEALAEDVTRHAIGDTRLLVVKDLAIDSPLLDDAANAHSGAFLQALLARGFVELEGMPLAWVAIDFDSIDGYLGRLSSSRRKNIRRKLRSRDELQIECIATGDPALADPQLQAELYALYLGVYAQSAVHFDQLDLPYFQYLLADSLGQGRMFLYRHRGELIGWNLCYVHAGKLVDKYIGLAYPQSRAHNLYAVSWMHNLEYALQHGLSHYVAGWTDSRIKAELGARFTSTRHAIHARSPLLRAALRRLAPYLQGEPDGGG
- a CDS encoding MtnX-like HAD-IB family phosphatase; translation: MHWSILCDFDGTISLEDVIDSLLEKYGQPGWQELEDQWKSGKIGSRECMQGQVRLLKLDPATLDAHLDQVQIDPGFAAFVARAEQLGLPLRIVSDGLDYAIHRILANHGLPPLPVVANHLRWCEDHWELESPYQAEGCRSGTCKCTCAAQARANEAPRVLMIGDGSSDFCVSEDADFVFAKRRLITHCTNAGIEHAAIDTFHDAIALLPRLLDGSLLQPRRLDASPPPAGLPLLLATA
- a CDS encoding alpha/beta fold hydrolase; amino-acid sequence: MTETHDFFLPGGPQGVLLVHGLTGTPAEMRMLGKGLNNAGFTVHGVQLPGHCGTVDDLLATTWEQWYQGVEDAAATLRGKVDQLFVGGLSMGAVLSLALAARRPEWVSGVGVYGATFRYDGWNIPAVARFSFLLPWFKRFNIGRDRMFMEEPPYGLRDERLRAQVSAAMLSGDSAAAGLPGNPWHALAEMRALSNWTRRHLHQVTAPCLVMHAREDDVASMGNAELVMSRVSGPKELVVLEDSYHMITIDRERRDVIRRSARFFTGIGERSGVLKAVA
- a CDS encoding DegT/DnrJ/EryC1/StrS family aminotransferase produces the protein MNLFARELPPTAGLPMQASDFLPGGGDLRDILAHQLGTPPLQLTCSGTHALLIALRTLRKRAPQRDTVILPAYTCPLVPIAVHSLGLRVQLCDTRHGHFDFDPAQLSRLADARTLAILPTHLGGRIADVELANDIARGAGAWVIEDAAQALGARVGNSSVGLRGDIGFFSLAAGKGLSLHEGGLLVSRDDELRAALAEHAAEQVRFSLRWELLRSVQLLGLAACYRPSLLSLVYGNPLRSALQRGDLEEAVGDIFPLDIPQHRVSQWRQNIGAHAARRLPAFLQAGRLRALQLRVQLAQLPAVEVVDGLAGTGGTWPMLMLLLPSQRARDAALDELWPRGLGASRMFIHALPDYAYLRGIVPQDDMPNARDLAARMLTLGNSAWQTREETAQILRALAAAQP
- a CDS encoding aminotransferase class III-fold pyridoxal phosphate-dependent enzyme, with the translated sequence MNIFDKNADAAAFDAQLLADEARYSSFGDTVHYVDPPKIFQRGEGSYMFDGAGVPYLDLQMWYSACNFGYSNKRLNDALKDQIDTLPQVASQYLHPTRVQLAKTIAVDMHEKFGLDGRVHFNVGGAQAIEDSLKIVRNARGGKSLMFAFEGGYHGRTLGASSITSSYRYRRRYGHFGERAMFIPFPYPFRRPKGMTPDEYSDHCVWQFERLFESEYNGVWDPKVGQAEYAAFYVEPIQGTGGYVIPPRNFFTGLKRVLDKYGILMVVDEIQMGFWRTGKLWSIEHFGVTPDVLVFGKALTNGLNPLSGLWAREELINPTVFPPGSTHSTFNSNPLGTRLGLEVLKLGKEMDYELTVPEKGAYFLDGLRGLQKRHPEIGDVDGLGLALRAEICQTDGYTPNKELLDRMVDIGLAGDLLHDGKRMGLVLDVGGWYKNVITFAPSLDISYEEIDLAITLLDQALTKAKG